From the Mus musculus strain C57BL/6J chromosome 10, GRCm38.p6 C57BL/6J genome, the window GCTTTAATTTCACTTTGATAATTTCCATTTATTAATCCTGCATGTACAACTAACACTTGATCTTCACAAAATTACTCTTACTGTTTCTGTAAGAATAGGACCATACACACCAGTGGGTATTTTATATCAAGGAATTTGTGACGACAGTGTAAGATATTTACCTACTGCTAAGTAAAGAGCAGCAGTGTACCTGAAGTAGCATATATTATCTCCAATAATACATTTAAAGTTCCCCTAAGTGCCCTGTTGATAAACTGTTGTATTGCTAACAGAATATTGTTGGCTCAAGTTATCTTGAGCCCCAGGGTAGACCCCTTATCTCATTTCCTGTTGATAAAAAACTGCCTGGGACAGTTTCTTACTGATCAGCATACATTAGCCCAATGTCTGCCTTTTCCAAATTTATTACAAGTTCTTGgtggttgttttaaaatggggCATTTCCTGTAGTAAGCAAACATCTGCATCCTTTTTTCAGATACTCAAGCCTCCCACAGTTAAagcaccaagtgtgtgtgtgtgagactctgtgtgtgtatgtgtgtgaaagtgaTATAAAACATTTAGCTAAGGCGTTCGTCCAATTAAAGTTGCATTATATGCAGCAGATCCAAACAGTCTTATCACTTTTTACCattgtttatttgcattttcaaaagccaaagattCAAGTagcacctttctttcttccttccttccttccttccttccttccttccttccttccttccttccttcctttcttccttccttccttccttccttccttccttccttccttccttcctttctttctattttatttatttattatatgtgagtacactgtagctgtcttcagacacaccagaagagggcgtcagattatggatggttgtgagccaccatgtggttgctgggacttgaactcaggacctttggaagagcagtcagcactcttaaccactgagccatctctccagcccaagtagcACCTTTCTTATATCTGGATCTGCTACTGCTCTTTGCACTGTTGAAGTTTTACAAAAAGTCATAAACCTCCCCAGGACTTTAGGTAAATTTAGTAAAAGAGATAGTCCTTTCTCCTGGTTCCTCAACTCTAGTCCAGGCTCTTAAACTCACAGAATACTTCTTTTTTTCATGAGAAGGGGTCTGCTtggtttaattctttttttaagtacctctttttttttttttctttttttcatatcttttctcatcttctgggaagtaacttttttttaaaaatatttcatgcctttcttcttttttgggggaAGTCTCAAGAgcttttctacctgtttacttaaTATTTGAAGTTGTTCAGTAAAATCAGTATGTCCCTTTTTAAAGTCTATTTCAtgtgaaggagggggaggaaattcCTCTCCATCCTCACTTCCAGTCTCTTCTGAAGTATCCTTCTCACTTATTGATAGATTATCTTACTGTATACTAGATCTATATGTTTCTGATTGTTCACTCTGTAATTGTCCTAAGACATTTGAAATTAAAGTACATAAAGACCAAATCTTTATAGGTATTTACTCATCCATCTGGTGGGCCTGTTTTAAAGACCTTAGCACTTGTTTCCACACTGacaattttaattgaatatttggACTTAGTTTAAACCATAGACAGTGCTTTTTAATTAATGCAAAGAGTTCAATAATCTCTTTTGCTTTTACTCTACTTCCAATAAAAATTGAATTAGCTGCACATACTTCTGCTCTTGGGATGAGAAATTACTCAGACCAGCTGGTAAattttccatggcctctgccaaATCCTGGAGACACACTTATCTCTTTGTAAGTACAACTTCTTTCACCTTCAGTCTTGGTGAGTCCGGATTcttccccctcctggtccacaaAATTGGGTACTATTCATTGATAGATATTGTTGGTGGTAGGTGCTGCAGTAGAGAGAAGCTCACCAACCTACTTGGAAAAGACTAATGCCCAGCTACCTCACTCCAGATACTTGTTGcgggaaattttaaaaaaggactcCAAGTTCCTGCGCTTCTCCCTGCTACTCTCTGCCCTGGTGGTCTCACTGGTCAgttcttatctcatggagactctgactcagagctccaaaatctctccatccAGTTTGCTAAGTTCCTATTGGCAGGTCgctaccatgccagccccatgcttcaaaacccccACGACCTTTATGGTACATCAggcaacccccccaccccaccctcgctttgctgccatacctttctctcttgaacccaaaCCCAGATGAGCCATCTCCTGAAGGAAagcacaacacaaacttagttcagaaacaaggtaactcaatctctgggcacaacaactaaaatcctaatttgtaagccttattaaatctaaatcttcTGCTGGCAAATCCTGATGGCTCTCCCATTGAAACCAGGAGATGCTATCCCTTGTCCAAAAGGAccctctccttcctgcttcctttcttccccatccATCCTGGAACTCCTGCCTACTCGCTTAGTGATTggttctttattcattaggggatggttCTCAAGAAGTCACCCTAGTACTTGGGTTGGAAACCCTTCCCGGAGagcggaattagcatcaaaatacaagcaaccCTAGGGCTATCCAATACTGGCTGTTTTATTCTAACTTTACCCAAGGGTGATTGTGGCTGGGAAAGGTTGCTGCTACTCTCATTATCCTGCCTTAGCTCCCTGTGAGCAGGTGACCCACACAAACCTCAGTCCCTTTGACCATGGCTAGCCATAATTAAACGTTTCCCAGGAGTGTCTTCAGAGCAAGGTTGGTGCAGTTCTCTCTGTTCTCAAGTAGCACTAAGTGCAAATTCTCTAGACACAACATTTCTTCAAGGTTCAAACAGTCTCAGAGCAATTTCTCAGCCTCTACTGATTGTAGCAAAAGCTTCGTTGAAACATTCCACTTAAGGCCAACCATAAAGACTTTACTATAAATATCATGACAAAGGCTATTTCTCACTCTATTGTAGCTGTTTTAGGtcgaggtctttgatctacttggtcTTGAGTTGTGTGCAGACTGATAAATATgagtctatttgcattcttctacatgcagacatccagttaccTCAgcgtttgttgaagatgctttcttttttccattctaTGGTTTTGCGTTCTTTgtcaaaaaatcaagtgtctgtaggtgtgtgagtttatttctgaatctttgatttgattccattgatcagccTGTCCATTTGtatacaaataccatgcagtttttgttactgttgctctgtagtaaagctggagatcagggatggtaatacctccagaagttcttttattatacaggattgttttaactatcctgGGTACTTCTTTTTCTGTGTGAAGTTGAGAAtggctctttcaaggtctgtaaaaaaaaatgtcagaattttgatgggaattgcattgcttttggtaagatggccacttTCTCTAtgctaatcctaccaatccacgaacatgggagatctttccatctttgtatttattcttcaatttcttatttcagagacttgaagttcttatcatacaggtctttcacttgcttggttagagttataccaaggtattttgtatttgtggctattttgaagaatatttgtttctctaatttctttctcagcctatttatcattttataaagAAGGTCTactggtttctttttctgttaatTTGTATCCAGCAAtgttgctgaaagtgtttatcagctgtagaagctctctggtagaaattttggggtcagttatttatactatcatatcttctgtgaaaatatcctgagttaggtaaccaaGACCCACAGGACGTGCATGTTATacacttacttataagtggatattggcaaTAAACTACAGGATAACCATGATAACCTCACTAGACCCAAAAAAGCTGAACAAAAATGATGACCCAAGTGACaatgtttgaatctcacttagaagagggaCAGATAGAGGGACAGACTGGGTAGGAGAGAGGATGGAAAAGGGACTGGGGGCATTCAAGAtcaggaatggggagagagaggagagaggccaggagaatgaatggaaatctacagTTGCTGAGGGTGGGGAGTGAGGGGTGGGATCATCTCAAGGACATGCCAGAGACTAGTGATAGGGGATACTCCCAAGATTCTATGGtagtgaccttagctgagacttATAGCAGTAGCAATAGACAACCTGGTGAGGCAACCTCCTGTATCCAggcaggacccccaatggaggtaGAATTTGTCCTGTTTGCAGGAAATGTAAGAACAaaggtggagcagagactaaggagCAGCCAACCAATAACAGCCCCAATTTGAAACCCACCcaatgggcaagaaccaatccctgacactattaatgatactctgctatgtttgCAGACAAGAACctggcataactgtcctctgagaggctccacccagcatctgactgaaacagatgcagaggctcacaaccaaatgTTGGACAGAGGTTGGGGACTctcatggaagagttaggggaaagattgaGGGCCCCACAagtgataggaactccacaggaaatccaacagagtcaacaaatcTAGACCGTTGGGgaatctcagacactgaaccaacaaccaaaaatTATATATGGGTTGGActtaggccccctgcacatatgtagtagatgtgcagcttggtctttatgtgggtccccaacaactagagcagggACTGTGCAAAAAACCGTtcgttgcctgtctgtggaatctgttcccctaactgggctgctctGTCTGGCCACAATGGTAGAGGGTGTGCCTacccctgcagagacttgatgtgtccgATACCTGGAGAGGGCTGGGTTGTTTCCCACTctcccaggaaggagagaggaactatgtgaagggggtgggggactgcAAGGGGAGAagtagcaatcaggatgtaaagtgaataaataaattaattaattaatggggaAAAAAGTCAAATAGACCTgacatttgtaaaaaaaaataaataaaatttctggtATCATATTttaggatacaaattggaagacCTGAATAGTGAGGAACACTCTCAGCGCTCTAGAAGATATGGAAGGTAAATTTCATTTGAAAGCTGAAACAAATGCATTACTGATTTAATGGGAAACTTTAATGGGAACTGAAGTTTTAAAGAGAAGCACagctttatgtttttaattactaTTAAATTCTCACAAGACCATGTCCTTGAGTTTCAGGTAGTATTTAGTACCATGCCATTCAATTATCATAAAAGGCATACACATTGATTTGGTGTTTGGCTTATGTCCCAGACCTTTTATAAGCAAATAGTTCATAGTAAAGCTAATGTTATTCATATGCTTACAGTGATTTTCTAAAGTTTAGTGAGAGGAACAGTTCATAGGAGGCAAGAAAGTTATTGCTGTGGAAACATCTTAATCTCTATAGCACATGTCAAGGGGAACAAAATGTTAGCCTGTGTGAGTGCACTGTGACTACCTTTTGTTGTCTCTCCTTTGATAGACATAAGATCTGTCACTCTGAATACAAGCCTTGTGAACTTAAGGGATATGGAAAGAAGCAATGTACCTTTGCAGATAAAAGGTTTCTTCAAATATATGGAAGAATCCATACTGAAgggaaaccctatgaatgtaagcaatgcaGTCAAATCTTCACAAATTTCTGTCATCTtcgaaaacatgaaaaaaaacatACTAAAGAAAAACTATATGAATGTAATCACTGTGGTAAATCCTTTCCAAGTCGCAATTCTCTTCAAATACACAACAGaactcatacaggagagaaaccctatgattgCAACGAGTGTGGTAAAGCATTTACATGTAGCAGTAATCTACTActacacaaaagaactcatacaggagagaaaccctatgattgCAGTGACTGTGGTAAAGCGTTTGCAAGTAGCAGTAATCTTCagattcataaaagaaagcacactggagagaaaccctatggatgtaaccaatgtggtaaagcctttgcatatagTAATGCTCTTCAAAAACATGAAAGAAGTCATACTAGAGAGAAAATCTATgagtgtaatcaatgtggtaaagcctttgcacgtcaTAGAAGTCTTCAAAATCATGAAGAACATCATACTCTTGAAAAACCATATGAATGTAGTCAATGTGGTAAGGCCTTTGCATATAGCAGTAATCTTTATATACACGAAAGAAGTCATACTGGAGAAAAGCCATTCAAATGtactcaatgtggtaaagcctttccaaGTCACAGTTCtcttcaaatacatgaaagaacgcatacaggagagaaaccctatgactgtaatgaatgtggtaaagcctttgcatgtcgcAGTAATCTTCTACTACACAAGAGaactcatacaggagagaaaccctatcatTGCATAGAATGTGGTAAAGCGTTTGCATGTAGCAGTAGTcttcaaaaacatgaaaaaactcacactggagagaaaccttatgaatgtaatcaatgtggcaaagcctttgcacgtCGAAGTGATCTGTATATACACGAAAgaatccatactggagagaaaccatatgaGTGTAATCAATGTGGAAAAGCGTTTGTACATTGCATTAGTCTTCAGAGGCATGAACgaactcacactggagagaaaccttatgaatgtaatcaatgcgGTAAAGCCTTTACACGTCGCTTTAGTCTTCAGGTACATGAAAGAAGTCAcagtggagagaaaccttatgagtgtaatcaatgtggtaaagcctttgcaagtcgTAGTAGTCTtcgatatcatagaaaacatcaTACTGCTAAGAAACCAAATTAATCAGTGTGGTGAAGCCTTTCCATATTGTAGTCATCTTTAAATCCACAAAAGAAATCATACTGGAAAGAAACTATGTGTGTAGTCAATATGGACAAGCCTTTATATGTCACAGTAACCTTCATAATCACAAAAAAAATGTCATGGAGAGAAGCCCTACAAATGTAATTGATGCAGTAAGCTTTAGCATGTAAGTTTAATATTGAGACATATCAGAgaactcatactggagagaaacgcTGTGAATGAAATCAGGTGATAATGCTTCTGCATGTTATGTCTTCAAAGGCATGAGGGAAGTCCTACTGGTGTAGGAATGAAGCCAATGAAGCCATGGCCCATGCCATGAAACC encodes:
- the AU041133 gene encoding uncharacterized protein LOC216177: MAAVTYEDVHVNFTHEEWVLLDPSQKSLYKDVMLETYWNLTAIGYKLEDLNSEEHSQRSRRYGRHKICHSEYKPCELKGYGKKQCTFADKRFLQIYGRIHTEGKPYECKQCSQIFTNFCHLRKHEKKHTKEKLYECNHCGKSFPSRNSLQIHNRTHTGEKPYDCNECGKAFTCSSNLLLHKRTHTGEKPYDCSDCGKAFASSSNLQIHKRKHTGEKPYGCNQCGKAFAYSNALQKHERSHTREKIYECNQCGKAFARHRSLQNHEEHHTLEKPYECSQCGKAFAYSSNLYIHERSHTGEKPFKCTQCGKAFPSHSSLQIHERTHTGEKPYDCNECGKAFACRSNLLLHKRTHTGEKPYHCIECGKAFACSSSLQKHEKTHTGEKPYECNQCGKAFARRSDLYIHERIHTGEKPYECNQCGKAFVHCISLQRHERTHTGEKPYECNQCGKAFTRRFSLQVHERSHSGEKPYECNQCGKAFASRSSLRYHRKHHTAKKPN
- the AU041133 gene encoding uncharacterized protein LOC216177 isoform X1, with amino-acid sequence MEDIRSVTLNTSLVNLRDMERSNVPLQIKGFFKYMEESILKGNPMNVSNAVKSSQISVIFENMKKNILKKNYMNVITVVNPFQVAILFKYTTELIQERNPMIATSVVKHLHVAVIYYYTKELIQERNPMIAVTVVKRLQVAVIFRFIKESTLERNPMDVTNVVKPLHIVMLFKNMKEVILERKSMSVINVVKPLHVIEVFKIMKNIILLKNHMNVVNVVRPLHIAVIFIYTKEVILEKSHSNVLNVVKPFQVTVLFKYMKERIQERNPMTVMNVVKPLHVAVIFYYTRELIQERNPIIA